Sequence from the Phragmites australis chromosome 6, lpPhrAust1.1, whole genome shotgun sequence genome:
TCTGGTCGGAGAGAACGCCTGATTAATAATGGTGGCTGAGGATACAAGCGAAGAGACTCAACAATGATCGACTTTATGTACCTAGAGGATGATGTAAATGTTGCATGTGAAAGGGAAAAACATTTTGTGATACATAAATAATGTTAGTAATTCCAGAGAAGTTTGATGCCAGGGTAGTAACTACTAACCATGCTAAATAGAGTGGCAGTAATTAGTTTGGCTTTCTAATAAAGCTGGATCATAGGCTTAGATCTAATTGTAGAGTGTGGAGTGGGAACAAACTGCTACATTGAGATGACATATAAGGTTCAAACTAGTTGCTGATCTTGCATGAATATGACATATAAGGTTCAAACTAGTTGCTGATCGGCCATGGATTTGCTTCTCTTGGTGGCCTTTGGCCGGCCGTGGGTCTGCTCCATTGCCTCCATGGGTCTGCTTTGGCCGACCATGGGGAGGCCGTCCTGGTGGCCTTCGGCCGGCCAGCCATGGGTCTGCACCTGGTGGCCTTCGGTCGGTCCTGTCTTTTGGCCGATTGTTGCTCTGCTTTGCCCTAATGCGCCATTCGGTCTCCTCGGCTTGTGGGTGTGTCGCTAGGGCCTTTGTGCTCCTCTACTGTGTGCTGCTAGTTTTCTTGTTGGTGCTTGGTCCGGCCAATCCTTTGAGCCCGGGGTTCACTGCATCGCGCCGTGGTAGGGAAGGGGGTTCGAGTGAAAGCTCTGATAGGCATCATTGCCGACGACGATGGCGCTCGTAGGCTTCATTACCTCCTGGAGGCGTCGTGTCGAAGCTTCCCCACGGGTTCTCTCCGGGTGAAAACCCTGTCCGGCTTTCCGGACGAGCGACGGCGATTCCTGTTGCTTCCTTCCTGAAGGCGTCATTTCGGAGAGTCCCTCTGTTCCTTGGCGTTACATCTAGCAACACCCCTTTGCTTGACACACTTTGTTGTTGTTCATTCTCCTGTTCGCCTGGTCTTCCCACCATCTTTCATCTCTTCATGTCAGTGGTTGTACTTCGACGTCCTAGGGCCCCGTCTGTTGTGCTTGTGGTTTGGCGTGGAGTCGTCATCCGAGTTGGTAGTCAGGCGTTGAAGCAGGGCTCCGCCTGTTGGGGTTCTGGTTGAGGTGCTAGCTGGGCACGGTTGCTTGCGGGatgttgttgcttggtgtgggtGCCGCGGGTTGTTCAGATATACTGCTTGGTCCGGTTGTATGGCGTCATGCTATTGTATGTGTGACGAGTTGTATTATGCTTTGCCAGACCTTTGTTGTCCGACTGCTTAGGGGCTTGGGGGgtttccttctttctttctgTGACTTACGTGCGAGCTAGGCTTCGCGGGTTGTAATGTTATGCTTGTTAAGGTTTTCGGATCCGGTTTCCCTTATAAACTGGGTCAATctttcttcttaatacaataACGCGCAGTTATCCTGCGTgttcgagagagagagaaaaacttATCTCTCAAGAAATAGCATAAAGAAGAATAAAATCATTGTTCAATTCAAAAGACTGATAGCATTAGTAACATACTCCATTTTCTTGAGACGTTCCACGGTAATGGCCCCATTGCTGAGTACAGAATCAACCTCTGCCtgagcttttctcatcttgGTAGGGTTCTGCATCACAGTTTGGTATGATCATATGACATTCAAACCAACTAGAAAAGTTACATCTATATCGTTAATATGTGCATTCTATGACAACATTGTGTACCTGGGCTAGTAGAAAAATAGACCAGGTCAGAACAGCAGCAGTTGTTTCATGTCCAGCTATAAGCATTGTCATAAGATCATCCCGAAGCTGTCACAAACCATGAAGTTTATCAACTTGATTTGCTGTGTACAGGAAGAAATAAACAGCATAATATACAACTTTCAAAATATCTGTTCTTGCAAGAAAATACTTGGCAATTTACCTGGCAATCGTCAACATCAGCTCCTCGCATGTCAACAAGGAACCTCAGCAAGCTGACATCCTACAAGCATAATGGCACAAATGTGGGCCATTGTCACAGAAACTCCCCCGAGGTTCACAAACACAAACTGGTGGTACCAGAATGAACCAATAAAAGGAGGATTAGCAGCCAACCTTCAAAGATGAGTAGTCCCTTTGCTGTAGCTTTTCCACATCAGCTTCCTGTGTCGCAATGGCATCAAAACTACTTCAAGATCCTTAAAATGCTACCATGGTGTATGAATAGACATTCTGTTGGCACAAACCTGTCTTGTCTCTTTTGCATTTTTTATAAGATTATCAAGGCAGTCATTGATGACCTTGAGGTCACTATGGAACTTGCGCTGCCTTGGAACTATCCATTTAGCCAAGGGAAGATTCCAGTAGGGGATGTAAAATGTGGATCGGTGCTCAGCTTCGAAAAGAGTTCCATATACTGCCTGCACAAAAGAATACAAAATCTTCAAAGAAGGGAAGAGAGAAATAGCAGACAAGCATGATTCATATCTAATCATGGTAGAAATGCAATATGGATATCCTTCTGTTATCTCTCTATACTAGCATCTACAGCACATCCTATGCACAAAATAACCATCAGATATTAGACATGAGATACGATATTGAACCAACCTTTATTACAGGAGATTCCTTAGTAACTGAGTCAAAATCATAATTGAAGACGCCCAAGCCAATTATATCGAGTGCCAAATTGGAGAACTCAGCTTCAAGGTCCACTATGGCTGATTTTTGTACACGGTCTTCACTTTCAGTAAGCTCTTCAAGCTTTAATATTGTTCTCTCTGAACATTTGGTAAATATTCTCACCATAGCTTCTATGAATAAGGCATGGAACCCAGGTGTTATGACTGCACAACACAGGGTCTGGGTAAGGTTTAGCATCAGGAATGCAAACATAAAGTTCAACATAGCTCTGAAACAGTCTGATTATATTGGTCGATTGCCACATAAAAAGGCAATTAGTACAAAGAGtttcaaaatatagcaaaaacaTGCTAGTTGATTCACATTTCAAAGAAACTCTAGGACCAATTTGCATGCCTGAAGCTCCCATCTTAGGCATATGCAGTTTAGCAAGAAAAACTTCCGGGCATATGCAGTTTAGCAAGAAAAACTTCCAGGCATATAATTTATGATTTAAGATCCAACCTTTTCTCCTTTGCTTCCAAGTATCAAGGTCAGCAGGTATAAGACCCTTCCCCATAATTGGTTTTAAAATTTCAGCAAGAACTCCCTGATTTCAAGTACAGAAATACTATGTAAGAAAGGAACCCAAAACCAGTTATTCAGAAGCATCGTCCACGATATGTAATGATATATGCAAAATTCAGTTGTGGGGAAGCAACCAATGCTATAAATAAGCTGGCAGCCATCATGGGCGTCAGGAAACTATGGTCGCAATTGATCTAGAGTTTATAATAATCTATAGAGCCAAATAGTATATGCTACATGACATACCTTATCATAACAGAAAGCATTTTCCCGGAGGATGTGTCTAGCAACAATGGGATCAGAGACAACAACGAATGATTTTGGTCCAAAAGCAAGCTTGTAGACAGAGCCATGCTGCAAAGAAACCATAAAACGTCAGTGCTGCCCAAGCTTTTCCACATTGTTTTCTCTTGGGTTTCCTGTATGGTTCCAGGTAAGTGGAGAACAGAGTATATGTGGCATTAAAAATGCACTGATGATAATGCGTGGGAGTGGGATGGAAGGGACGCGCACACCTCGAGGAACCAACTATAGAGcgagaagaagaggggcttgCCGAAGAGATCGGTGACGGCGCCCTCGGCGACGGGCATGGCCCCGAGGCTGCCGCCGCTGAGCAGGTTGGTGAGCAGGTTGCTGGCGCTGTCGAGCAAGCTCCGCTGCTTCGGCTTGGGATCCTGCTTGTCGACGCTGGTCGACTGGCACCTGCACCGCCGCGCACAACCGAGGCAGCCACAGAATCAGCCTAGTGAATAGTGATTACACCAGACTAACTCGCGAATTGAACTGCACATCACGCCCACTGCAGTCCTGAGATGCACTCCGTTCGCACGATTCTGTCGCACGGTGCAGAGGCAACAGGACGAACACCTGGTGGGCACCTCAACTGGGCatccaatccatccatccaCCCACCCACGCGAGTGCCGGGGGAGCGAGGAGGCGAGGCTAGTTCCGTGGCCGCGCGTACCTGACGGCGAGGAGGCGCCTCCTGTGGCTGTGagacgcggaggaggaggcggggccGTGACGCGGCGAGCCAGCGACTGGCCTCGGGAGCAGCGtggcggaggtggaggacgCGGTCGAGGCCATGGCGCGGGGAGTCGCGAGCGGTGGCAGTGGCACAGCAGGTGGAGTGGAGTGTGGTGACTGGACAGTGGCAGAGTCACAGTGGGGGGAGAGCGAGACGGATAAGGTGGCTGCTCTGAATTGAATTGTGATGGGATCGCGGCGAGGTGGTGGGCGGTCGGAAAGGAGCCGGTTGCACGCCGACCACGGAACTGGCCTGGGCGGTGAACCAAGGTGGGTTTGGTTCTCTCGGTGCTGGCCGAGTGGATGCGTgcaatctaaaaaaaaaaaaatttagctaTCTGTATTCACTAATATAACATGTCTTGATGAATATAAATATACTACAATATTTTAGTCCGTAGTCTAATTCGATAGATATGAGTTCTGCATTCGTTTATGTAGACGGATCTATTTGTTAGAATCATAAAATCCAAGTAACTCATCACAATCGTAAATCTAGTATTCGTTTATACGACCTTCTATTTACTCAATTAAATAGAAACTTAATTTAATCTATTCAGATAGATATaataaatcaaatatttttcttttgaataaatatgattttaatCAATTTGCTTATACAACCGGTTATGGGCCCAAATGGCCCGTAACGGCCTGTCTCCGAGCCTTTCCATAGAACCGAGTGCAACTCGCGTCCGGCCTGCCTGTCGTGGCCCGTTAGCCTGTTGGACCGGACGGGCCGCAGCTGCCTGGACTGGGTTTGCTTTGCTGATTCCGAATGATTGCGGCGGCTGAGCGAGCGAGTTGACCCCATCTGCGGCGGGCGAAACAAAGTCAACCACCGGGCGGGGACTCGGAAGTCAGCCGGGCGATGGAtgcggcggcgacgggggcggtgcGGGTGGAGAAGGTGCGGGGGAGGTCGGCGCTGACCCAGTGCTTCGCCAGGTACCCGCTCAAGCTCATCGCCCCCTCCAAGGTGGGGCCCGCCTCCTGCGACGCCGTCTGGCTCTACGCCCTCACCTACGGCGGCGGCATCGTCTCCGTGAGCCCTCTCCTCCTttatctctcttctctccccctGGCGCCCTTGCGAAACTGCACGTACTTGTGAGTGAGGTGGTTGCTGTACCTGATTTCTTTTCTAGGGTTCTAGGGAGCAAGCCCCAGTCACCATTGCATTAGGAAATGTATCAAAACGGCAAGAGACTTCCGATGAAAAACACTCCCAAACTACTTGAAAGCTCATCAACTATGGAATCCCTATTACATATCACCGCTTTCACCATTCCGGCAAGGCTTAAGCATCGGTCCCGTGCTCTGAAACTTCACATCTTGCCCCATCTTCGTTGAATCCTTTCCGGTTTTGACAGAAGTTCCTCCGGTTTGCACCGCACTTGCTCGAAAGATGAAAGGTATCTCGTATGGCACAATACCTTCCAGCTCTTGAACATGGGGACGACCTTGCGCCAGATCATCAGCATACTTTTCCATGGCACATTCTGAAAACGTAAGCTGTTCCTTAGTTTCCACAGCCCCCACATGGCAGCTGCACTCAGCATATTAATCACTACAAATTTCTTATTATCTAACCAGAGGTTAGCTACAGACTCATAGTCACTCCCTATATGTAAATCTACTATTTCTGATATCTCATGCCACATAGCTCTAGCAACCACACAATCAAAACACAGGTGATGCATAGACTCTTTATCACTACAGAACAGGCAAGTATTATCCTCAGTCCTGGGTTTTGTGCGCGCCCTTGCAGGGGGACACGATCTCGTGCACGGTCAGCGTCGGCGACGGCTGCACGGTGGCGATCACCACGCAGTCCTCCACCAAGGTATGTTTGCCTGCCTTCTGCTATTCTACTCTGTTTAACCCTTTCCAGTTGTCAATTGTTGGGTACTTGTTGCTACGCTCGTAGTATGTGCTGCGTGGAGTGTACGATAAGGCAAACTAAACAAGTCCTCCAGTGCTCACTACAACCTGCATCTGCATTGGGAGTGGAATATAACAAATTGCACTGCTTCGACAAATCTTCCTCTGCTGATTGTAGAATCTGTTCATCACAATGTTCAACACTACAAACTAGGACATGAACTCTCCAGATTTTGGGGCTCTGCTCTAGGTTGGACAAAACTCAAAAGGGGTCCTTCTACTGTGaaccttgttttttttttacttcaacATAGAAATTCTCTACTCCCTCCATTTAATAACGTAAGgcgtattttgttttgaaaaagccaaactttataagttttgaccagcaattagttaaattatatgcatgtttagtgtacaaaatttgattatatgcatgtttagtataTAAACTTTGTttcaatagatttgtatttcaaagTACTTTTAgtatgatgttgattttatagcaactgacaacatattataagaaaaaaattaacggTCAAAGTTTATGTTTGatgaatttttcaaaacaaaatacacCCTACATtcttgaacggagggagtacttgATAGCATTCTATTGCTACGATTGTTTAGCTCTGAACCTCTGATCTTAGCTAATTTTGGAGCCTTCTCCAGCCTTTCGCACTTTATGAAATCCTTTAGCTGAATCATTATCATGCTTTGGTAGTCATTCATTAACAAGTTCTGTTGTCGAAAATGTCAACTGAAAAGCTGGTTTCCTTCCTTCAAATCTGTTGTCTATTTCCTGATCAACAAGTACTTGTGTAACAAGTTCATTGACGAAAGTGTCAACTGAAAAGCTAGTCAACTATTTGGAATCCCTGAATTCTCAGGGCCCTGTACTGTAGatactgtagcagtgggccCTATGTATGCACAtgtacatatacgtatatatgtattatacatatatatacgtataggtatacatgtatacgtatatacatatatatgtaattttctttttcgaaaattctagaaaaatgtcgaaatgaatattagtacattaataaatcggcttaaaaaactaaaatgcaaaggaaaatatctaaaactcaaaaaaatatgaaacaaatttttttaggttagtattacttccaCCTActtgttaaaactatgtgcatgcataaaagtactattgttttctccataattaattgaatgtgtttaacattaataatttcataaataaatattgaaatgtacaaaatttgtgaacctaatttttttagtcttcttttatcgtgctctacacagcaaaataaTAACAGGCGCGCGTAGACGCGGCAATCAGACTAGTTTCCTTCAAATGTGTTGTTTATTTCCTTATCAGCAAGTACTTGTGTAACAAGTCCATTACCGAAAATGTCAACAGAAAGGCTAGTTTCCTTCAAAACTGTTGTTTATTTCCTGATTGGCAAGTACTTTTGTAGGTGTACAAGGCCGTGGGTTCAAAATGTTCTGAGCAGTTGCTAGAGGTAATGCTTTATTGAATGAGACTGATATACAAAAGGACAATAATTTCTTAAGTGCGTGCTTCAATCTCAAAACAGGAAAAAACCATGATCGAGCATTTATTACATGCAGCAGGCCAGAGTTGGAGAAGATGCTCTGCTTGTTGTTATTCCAGACCCTGTAACCTGTTTCCGGACCGCTCAGTACTACCAAAAGCAAGTATTTCAAGTCTTTGCCAATTCGAACTTGGTACTTGTAGATTGGTTTACAAGTGGTCGTTATGAGAGTGGAGAAAAATGGGATTTTAGATTCTACAAGAGTGTCAACCATATTTTCTTGGGTGATCAGCCTCTCTTTATTGACTCGGTAAAGACTCGACCTTCTCCTCCTAGCATGTTTGATATTGCTTCAATCCACCTCTGTAGATTGTTGATAATTATTGACATATCGTCATCTTAAACCTTTTTATGCATGAGCAGGTTCTATTGGAACAAGGCTCAAATTCTACTATTGCTGAGCGGATGCAGGAATACAATGTGATCGCAATGGTTGTATTACTGGGGTAAGGTCATCGTCTCATACACATTTCCCCTTGTGCCCTGTCTAAACAAATATGAAAACTAAAAAGTTATCACACGAATAAGTTTAAGACAGCACTGCACTGATGAATGTGCATGAGTCAGTTCAGTGTAGATGTCATTATTTGTTTCCATTTATCATTATGGTCTTATGCAAATTTAACAGTATAGCGGTCTATAGTTGCCTGTCTTGTACAGACATATTTGCATTGTTGCCGTGTAGTATTGCACCTACTAATTCACTGTTGTATTCAGAATAAGCGTTGCTccctccaatcccaaatataagtccatttagATTTGTCCTAAGTGAAACATTTTTAGCTTTGAccattaaaaactaaaaaatcatatagattaaCAACATAAGGTTAATAttactagattcatcatgaaaaatgcATTCATAATATAACTCTTTCTAgttgaaataatatatttttatagatattattagttGAAGTGTCATATTGAAGACCATGTTGATGTcctaatggacttatatttgagatcggagggagtagtaaTTAGTATATGAAGGGGCTAGTCTAGGATCTGTCAGATCTTTCAGGAACTGTGCTAGTCAACGGTTTGTGGGAGGGGGATTGCGTAGGTTGTAGCTAAATTGGTTGAGAGGACGAGGCAAAGGGAGCTGTCGCCGGCGACCCGTGGTTGCTGGCAAGGAGGAAGGTGGTGGCGTGTGCAGGTGGCAGGGCAGCAGTGGCTGGGGCAAGGGTAGGGGGCAACGCACGCGATATAGATATAGAGAGGCAAGTTATTTGAAACCCAAGAAACCCCTAAGGATGGAATCTTATAGATATGATCCATCCTACCTAAACAATACAAACTTTCCTAACCGACCTATCTCTAATTACTTTAATAAGATAACTTGTCGGCGACTTCATGTTGACGATAAAAGGAAGGTAGCGGCCAGCCCTAGGGCGTGTGTGCCCTCTCTGGTGGCATCATGGCGGTGACGGCCCCGCCACCTCTAGGTTGGGTTGGCTGAAGGGGCCCATTGGGCCCCACCCATGACATCTCCATTCAAATCCAATGCGTCCTTGCCCTGTGCTGCCATGTTGAAACTCCAACCCACTGCCTCCTCTTGCCGTGGTGGATGAGAAGCCTCCCTGCGCCATATGTGAGTGCGGAGTTGACCCAAAACAAGATTAGATGTCAAGTTACGAATTGTCTTGTCCAAGCACAATGTCAACTCATAGCGCACATCGCCATTATGTCCCTTCATGATGAAACGGTGGGACATGGGTTGTGTAACGTCACGCTGCACTCTTGGTTCCTAGCACCGCCGCCAAGTGGCGTCAAATGCCCACATTGTGCTGGAGGGAGGCGTTAGGCTTTGATGCATCAAAATACTGGTGACGAAGATCCTTGTGACGAAGTAGGCAAATGTCGGTGTTGAAGATGAATGTGTCCACCGCAACCCGCTTGTTGATGGTTAGATCAAGAAGTAACCGAACAACAACCTGGAATATGCATCGCTGACGGGAGAGAGAGTAGGAGAA
This genomic interval carries:
- the LOC133922591 gene encoding urease accessory protein D-like isoform X1, which codes for MDAAATGAVRVEKVRGRSALTQCFARYPLKLIAPSKVGPASCDAVWLYALTYGGGIVSGDTISCTVSVGDGCTVAITTQSSTKVYKAVGSKCSEQLLEQARVGEDALLVVIPDPVTCFRTAQYYQKQVFQVFANSNLVLVDWFTSGRYESGEKWDFRFYKSVNHIFLGDQPLFIDSVLLEQGSNSTIAERMQEYNVIAMVVLLGPKLKHIQDQMQDEVRKLMSVQLRPPTSGGSRYAMRSQSSLHPQRPPLIASCSPFGHTGTGMVARVAAVSTESVYSFLRHHLAALEAFLGASPYSAS
- the LOC133922591 gene encoding urease accessory protein D-like isoform X3, with translation MDAAATGAVRVEKVRGRSALTQCFARYPLKLIAPSKVGPASCDAVWLYALTYGGGIVSVYKAVGSKCSEQLLEQARVGEDALLVVIPDPVTCFRTAQYYQKQVFQVFANSNLVLVDWFTSGRYESGEKWDFRFYKSVNHIFLGDQPLFIDSVLLEQGSNSTIAERMQEYNVIAMVVLLGPKLKHIQDQMQDEVRKLMSVQLRPPTSGGSRYAMRSQSSLHPQRPPLIASCSPFGHTGTGMVARVAAVSTESVYSFLRHHLAALEAFLGASPYSAS
- the LOC133922591 gene encoding urease accessory protein D-like isoform X4, with amino-acid sequence MDAAATGAVRVEKVRGRSALTQCFARYPLKLIAPSKVGPASCDAVWLYALTYGGGIVSVYKAVGSKCSEQLLEARVGEDALLVVIPDPVTCFRTAQYYQKQVFQVFANSNLVLVDWFTSGRYESGEKWDFRFYKSVNHIFLGDQPLFIDSVLLEQGSNSTIAERMQEYNVIAMVVLLGPKLKHIQDQMQDEVRKLMSVQLRPPTSGGSRYAMRSQSSLHPQRPPLIASCSPFGHTGTGMVARVAAVSTESVYSFLRHHLAALEAFLGASPYSAS
- the LOC133922591 gene encoding urease accessory protein D-like isoform X5, which produces MDAAATGAVRVEKVRGRSALTQCFARYPLKLIAPSKVGPASCDAVWLYALTYGGGIVSGDTISCTVSVGDGCTVAITTQSSTKVYKAVGSKCSEQLLEQARVGEDALLVVIPDPVTCFRTAQYYQKQVFQVFANSNLVLVDWFTSGRYESGEKWDFRFYKSVNHIFLGDQPLFIDSVLLEQGSNSTIAERMQEYNVIAMVVLLGVPAWLLG
- the LOC133922590 gene encoding cytochrome P450 97B2, chloroplastic-like, whose amino-acid sequence is MASTASSTSATLLPRPVAGSPRHGPASSSASHSHRRRLLAVRCQSTSVDKQDPKPKQRSLLDSASNLLTNLLSGGSLGAMPVAEGAVTDLFGKPLFFSLYSWFLEHGSVYKLAFGPKSFVVVSDPIVARHILRENAFCYDKGVLAEILKPIMGKGLIPADLDTWKQRRKVITPGFHALFIEAMVRIFTKCSERTILKLEELTESEDRVQKSAIVDLEAEFSNLALDIIGLGVFNYDFDSVTKESPVIKAVYGTLFEAEHRSTFYIPYWNLPLAKWIVPRQRKFHSDLKVINDCLDNLIKNAKETRQEADVEKLQQRDYSSLKDVSLLRFLVDMRGADVDDCQLRDDLMTMLIAGHETTAAVLTWSIFLLAQNPTKMRKAQAEVDSVLSNGAITVERLKKMEYIKSIIVESLRLYPQPPLLIRRSLRPDKLPGGYNGAKEGYEIPAGTDIFVSIYNLHRSPYFWDRPNEFEPERFSVPKKDESIEGWSGFDPDRSPGAMYPNEIIADFAFLPFGGGPRKCVGDQFALLESTVALALLLRKFDVELRGSPDEVEMVTGATIHTKNGLWCRVRRRT
- the LOC133922591 gene encoding urease accessory protein D-like isoform X2 produces the protein MDAAATGAVRVEKVRGRSALTQCFARYPLKLIAPSKVGPASCDAVWLYALTYGGGIVSGDTISCTVSVGDGCTVAITTQSSTKVYKAVGSKCSEQLLEARVGEDALLVVIPDPVTCFRTAQYYQKQVFQVFANSNLVLVDWFTSGRYESGEKWDFRFYKSVNHIFLGDQPLFIDSVLLEQGSNSTIAERMQEYNVIAMVVLLGPKLKHIQDQMQDEVRKLMSVQLRPPTSGGSRYAMRSQSSLHPQRPPLIASCSPFGHTGTGMVARVAAVSTESVYSFLRHHLAALEAFLGASPYSAS